CGCGGCGGCAGCGGAGGTGGGCTGAGCGGGTGCGGAACCCGCCGGAGCACTCCCCGGTGCGGCGGGCGCGCCAGGAGCCGCCTGAGGCCGCGAAGGCACCGCCGCGCCAGGCGGCGGGGACGTCCCCGCCGCCGGCGGCTGCGCGGAAGGCCCCGCCCCCGGCGCACCGGGAGCACCCGGAGGACGAGGCGAGGCGGCCCCGGCCGGAACACTTCCCGGAGCCCCTGGCACTGGAGCACCCGCCGTCATCGCGGGCTTCGGAGCAACCGCGCCCACGGGGGCACCAGCGGGCGCTCCCGCCACGGGTGCCGCGGGCTTCGCGACGGGCCCGGCGGCCGAGGGCGCGGGCCGCATGCCGGGAGGCTGGTTCGCCACGGGAGCCGCCGCGGACGGCGCCTGAGGAGCCGCCCCTGGGTTGGCACCCGGAGCACCCGCGGCCGGAGGCCCCGCACGCACGGCGGCGGAAGGAGCCCCGGGCGCTGGCGAGGGCTGCGCCGGAGTCGAAGGAGCTGGAGCACCCGCGGCCGGAGGCCTCGGCGCGGACGCGGCCACCGGCTGTGCCGGAGCAGGAGGCACCTGCGCGGGCTGAGCCTGCAACGGCTGCGGAGCAGACGCGGGCTTCGGAGCCGGAGCAGCGCCCTGCCCCACCGCGAGCTTGGGCTGACCGGGGCGAGTGGGCCGCGTCGGCTTGGGGATGCCGTAGCGCTTCTCCAGGAAGTGGAAGAGGCGCAGCTCGGGCACGATGGAGGGCACGATGCGCATGCCCGTGGCGAAGCCGAGCGCGTCCAGGTGTTTCGGATCGAACGGCGCCACCATGGCCGCCTTCATGCGGCGACCCTCGATGGCCAGCGGGAAGGCCAGGTGGCTCCGAGCCAGCTCGGGTTTGAGTTGGGCGAGCGTCTCCGCGGGCACCGCTTCCATCTCCGCGTCCGTCGCGAGGGGGAAGTGGTACACGTCCGACAGTGCCTGTCCCAACGCATCCAGGTCGAGCACACCCAGCTCGACCAGGTTGATGCCCAGACTGCCGCCGTAGATGAGTTGCGACTTCAGCGCTTCATCGAGCTGAGGCTGAGTGATGAGGCCCTTGCGGACCAGGTGCGCTCCGAGCTGTTCGGCCATGGGGCTCCGATACTAGACCGGACCAAGCCCAAGAGCGCACGCGACTCGCTTCCCAGCCGTGCGGCACCCCACAGCCGTGCCCGGGTGCCCCGGCAGCGAGCTAGTAGGCGTTCTTCGACAGGAAGCCGCCCAGTGCAGTGCGGATGAGAATCTTCAGGTCCATCAGCAGCGACCAGTTCTCGATGTAGTACAGGTCGTACTCGATGCGCTTCTGGATGGACGTCTGCCCGCGCAGGCCGTTGATCTGCGCCCAGCCGGTGATGCCGGCCTTCACCTTGTGGCGCAGGTGGTAGCGGGGAATCTGCTTCTTGAACTCCTCGATGAACACGGGCCGCTCGGGGCGGGGGCCCACCAGGCTCATGTCGCCCCACAGCACGTTGAAGAACTGGGGCAGCTCGTCGAGCGAGTACTTGCGCAGGAAGGTGCCGATGGGCGTGCGCCTCGGGTCCTCCTTGCTGGCCATCATCGCGCCACGGACCTCGGCGTCCACGCGCATGGTTCGGAATTTGAGAATATGAAAAGTCTCGCCATCCATGCCCATGCGCTCCTGGGCGTAGAGGATGGGGCCGCGGCTGGTGAGCTTCACCGCGAGGGCCACCAGCAACATGATGGGGGCGCTCACCGCGATGGCCACCAGCGCGAAGAGGATGTCGAAGACGCGCTTGGCCACCATGTTCCAGCCCGTCATCGGATCGCCCTGGAGGCTGATGATGGGCAGCCCGCCGAACTCCTCGAGCCCGCCGTACAGGGTGACGTACTGGTAGAGGTCCGGCACCACCTTCACGTCCACCGTGCGCAGCGCGAGCTGCTCCATCAGCGGCTTGACGGCGGCCTGATCCTCGAGCGGCACGGCGATGACGACCTGATCCACCGGGCGCGCATCCAGCACGGTGTCCACGTCCTTCACATGGCCGATGACGGGCACGCCCCGCACCTGCTGGCCCACCTTCTCGGGCCGCAACGTGAGGATGCCCACCACGCGGAAGCCCAGCTCGCGGTGGCTCTCCACCGTCTCGATGACGCGCTGGCCCAGCTCGCCCGCGCCGATGAGCAGGATGGACTTGAGGTTGTAGCCGCGCCGGCGCACCTCGTTGAGCACCTCGCGCAGCACCAGCCGCACCAGCGACACGCCGAGGAACGAGTAGCCGGAGAAGAAGGCCAGCATCAGACGCGAGTAGCGCTCGCGGGTGAAGTACGTCAGCGCCACCACGATGAGGGTGGCCATGACGGTGGCCTTGAAGACCTCGAACACCTCGCCGATGTGCGTGCGCGCCCGGTTGGTGGCGTACAGCCG
This is a stretch of genomic DNA from Archangium violaceum. It encodes these proteins:
- a CDS encoding undecaprenyl-phosphate glucose phosphotransferase; its protein translation is MFSRFQRFYTSIKVAADVVMLTVAFALAYVTRFEGPIPVFHGLPPLDDTLLSLATVLVVFPVTYRQSRLYATNRARTHIGEVFEVFKATVMATLIVVALTYFTRERYSRLMLAFFSGYSFLGVSLVRLVLREVLNEVRRRGYNLKSILLIGAGELGQRVIETVESHRELGFRVVGILTLRPEKVGQQVRGVPVIGHVKDVDTVLDARPVDQVVIAVPLEDQAAVKPLMEQLALRTVDVKVVPDLYQYVTLYGGLEEFGGLPIISLQGDPMTGWNMVAKRVFDILFALVAIAVSAPIMLLVALAVKLTSRGPILYAQERMGMDGETFHILKFRTMRVDAEVRGAMMASKEDPRRTPIGTFLRKYSLDELPQFFNVLWGDMSLVGPRPERPVFIEEFKKQIPRYHLRHKVKAGITGWAQINGLRGQTSIQKRIEYDLYYIENWSLLMDLKILIRTALGGFLSKNAY